From Bdellovibrio sp. KM01:
ACATTGGTGAACAGCCGCTAGCCGTGTTTTCTTGGAACAAATTTTAAAGCTGCAGAGTTAATGCAGTAACGAATTCCCAATGGTGGCGGACCGTCATCAAAGACATGTCCCAAATGCCCGTTGGAATCTTTCGCACGCACCTCAGTTCGAATCATGCCGTGAGAAAAATCGGGTTTTTCCACCACCACGTCAGGTGAAATAGGTTTGGTAAAACTGGGCCAGCCACACTCTGAATCAAATTTATCATCGCTGGAAAAAAGCGGCACACCGGAAACCGCATCCACGTATACACCGGGTTCTGTGTGATTCCAAAATTCATTTCCAAAAGGTGCTTCGGTGCCGTTCTCGACCATGATCCGATATTGTTCAGGGGTCAGGAGTTTTTTCAATTCAGCTTCGTCTTCGGGCAATCCGCACTTCAATACTTTTTCATTCATAGGACCATAGTAGGACTTCTGCTTCCTTTAGTCCAGAGAGTGGCAGATTTCATGTCACTCACCACTAAGCCTTGGTAATATCAAAGGAATATGAATAGATTTTTATTCGCTTCACTATGTGCTTTGTTATCTGTGACTGCTTTTTCTTTTTCCGCTCACGCCATCGCTATCGAGTTGGGTGCGCAGTACGGCCACAAGACACAAACTTATGACACGAACAACTACAATGAAATGGAATCTATGACGGGCTCCATGTCGTTCTATTTGTGGGAACGTATTGCTCTGGAGCTTAGTTACACCGATGCGCAATCTGTCGTTGTGTCGAAAGCCTATGCCTCTGATCCAAAGCGTACGACGATTCAAAGATCGCAAATTTTGGGTTCTGATTTGATCCTGATTTTGGCAGACAAAAAAGCCTTGTTCCAACCCTACATCAAGGGTGGCTTGGCACAGATCAATCGTAAGCAAACGATCAAAATCGAAAACCAAGATACTTACGAAAATGAACCTGACAGTGCCGTGGCTCCATCTTATGGTGTGGGTTTAAAAATTTCGCTCACGGAAACTTTCGGTATCAAACTGAGTTACGACGCTTGGGAAACTCCGATCGGCGGGGGCTCTAAAACCAACGACTCTGCAATCCGCGCCGGCGTCACATGGATGCTGTAAAATATCTGCTTGTGCTATTACCCTTGCTTGCAGGCTGCCAGATTAATTACCTGGCAAGCTCGGGCTACAATCAGATGAAACTCCTTAATGCCCGCGTCCCTATCGACGCAGCCCTGAAAGATCCAAAAATCAGCGATCAAGAAAAACGCAAACTGGAACTCGCCCAAAAAGCACGCGCCTTCGCAGAAAATGATTTACACCTAAAGCCCACAAAAAATTATACCAGCTACGTAAAACTTGATCGCCCTTACGTCACCTATGTTGTGAGTGCTGCGTATAAATGGGAATTAAAGCATTATCAGTGGTCTTATCCCTTCGTAGGCAAAATGCCTTACAAAGGTTACTTCAACGAAGAAGACGCAAAAATCCAAGAACAAGAACTGCAAATCGAAGGCCTCGACACTTACATGCGCGGAGTTTCGGCCTATAGCACTCTGGGGTGGTTCAACGATCCGCTGCTAAGCTCTATGTTAAGATATAAAGATTATGATCTGGTAAACACCATCATTCACGAAACCGTGCACGCCACGTTGTACATTAAGGGCAACGCCGACTTCAACGAAAGCTTAGCCATGTTCCTGGGCAACAAGGGTGCAGAACAATATTATCTAAAAACCGAGGGCGACAACTCCCCCACACTCGCTCAAATCAAAAAAGACAACGAAGACGACAAGATCTTTTCCAAGTTCATCAGCGAAGAACTAAAAGACCTGGCGACTTGGTATAAAGATCTGCCACCCGCAGAACACATCGAAGAAAAAAGAATGGCCAGAATCCAAGCCATCCAAGAAAAATTCAAAAAAGAAGTGCTACCAACCATGCACACTAAAAACTACGAAAAGTTCACCACAGCAAAACTAAATAATGCCCGCTTATTAGTCTACAAAACCTATATGCAAGACCTGGCCGACTTCGAAACCCTGTACCAACAAAGCGGCAAAAGCATGCAAGTATTCATAGAAAAATGCAAAGCTCTCGAAGGCGAAAAAGACCCCGCAAAAAAACTAAAAGAATTAATTGGCACAAAATCTGAATCCGAGCTCAACGCCAATATTCCATCAGCAGAAATCCAACAGGACCAAAAGAAAAAAGAATCCAAAATCCCCACGCACTAGCGTGCGCGAAAATCGAACAATCGAAAATCGAAAATAGAGTTGAACATCGACTCCACTGGAGAAAGTAAGTCCGTACCTTTTGGGCTCCACCCGAGAAGGACAATTCGACACCGAATATTTAGTCTAGCTTTCCAAAACCGCACCACGCGCCCCGATGCGGAATCTTTATGGCGACATATATATGATGCAATTCTGTCTGCAGGAATCTGGATGAGCAGTATAATCGATCTAATGATGAACGAGGCTTCCCGTGTTGACTGAGGAGCGCCTCCGTCGAGTTCCGCAGTCCTTTGTAGTCAACACGAAGCCATCCATATAATCGAGCGAGGACTGTCCGAGTAAGGAGGCGCTCCTCAGTCAATACGGGAAGCCGCCGCGCACCCATAAGATTTCCTTATATGCCCCATAACAAATTCCGAAAAACATAAATTAAATCATATATTTAGAGTCATTTTGGCTCTGCGGAAGTGGCACCGAGATTGCTATAAAGAAAGGCGTAGGCACGTTGGTTTGGGGGAACGAATTTACGATGTGCCGGGGGGAGTTACAAAGCTCTTCTGGGAAAAAAATTCAGGAAGTTAACCGAATTTATACAGAAGCGAGTCTTATATGCAGAAAGATCTAATAGGGTTATCGGATCTTGAACTGGTTGAAAAAGTGAAGTCTGGAGACAGAAGATCTTTTTCCGAACTCGTGAAACGACATCAGAGAAGTGTACTGCGACTGAGTTTGAGATTCATGAAGGATACGGATGCCGCTGAGGACGTGACTCAGGAAGCTTTCATCAAAGCTTACGAAAAACTAAATTCCTTTGAGGGTCGTGCTTCTTTCAAGAGCTGGTTATTTCAGATCGCGGTAAATACTGCACGCAACAAATTGCGCGAATTCAAAAGAGACACTGTTGATTTTGAAGATGCTAATTTGGCAGTAGATGCGGAGGCTGAAAACACTCTCGTTCACACGGCGGTTGCTGACATCCTTCAGAAAGAAGTAGAAAAGCTGCCGATGAAACAGAAAACAGCTTTGGTTCTGCGCGTGTATGAGGATCTTAGCTTTAATGAAATTGCTGATATTATGGAATGTCCATATGACACAGCTAAGGCGAACTACCGCCATGCCTTACTAAAACTACGTCAGACTTTTGAGGAACAAAATGACCTTAAAAGCTGGAGTGAAGAAGTTGGTGGCTTCTTCCAAACATACGCAGAAGCGGAAGGATAAAAAGCGAATGGATCAAAGAGAGACCATGAATCGTTTAGATAAAGTCCGCAAAGGTCTTAAGGCAAATGACGACCTTGAGATGACTATGAGTGATGATTTTTTTGATCGGCTCCATGATAAAATTATGATGGAAGTCGAACAAAAGGTGATCGAGCCAACACCGATGTTGATGCGACCGCGAAATATGTTGCGCGCACATTGGCGTGGTTGGCTTTATCCTACCGGGGGACTTATGTCTGTCGTTTTAGCAGCGACACTCTTGGTTCCTCATATGGCAAAAGTAAATCAGGGTATGCAGCGTGCCGGCTTACTAAGCGATGGCCGCGAAAGAATTGTCACGGAAGCGATTTTATCACCTGAAGACTTGTCCCAGACTTTAATCTCCAGTCAGACGGAATCTGACTTTTTTGTGGACGTAGCCAGCGAATCATCTCAAACTTTAACGATAGCTAAACTCAATAAAATTGTGGGTGGTCGAGCAACACGCTGACCCTCCCAAGGGTGAAGATCGTGCGCTGGATTTATTCTGCTTTCATTTTAACAACATTCTTGATGCAGCCTCTGGCTGTTTTCGCCCAAAGCGCACCGTCAGGGGCCAAGCGAAACCAGCTTGAGGAGCTCATGATTTGGAAAATGAGTGACGAGCTGAAACTTTCAGCGAACGAAGAAAAAAAATTCTCTGAGATCATCAAGGATCTCAACAAACGAAAATCAGAACTAAGTAAAACTCTTCAGTCATCCTTAGCATCACTAGGAAACATCAAAGATGCCAAGAAACTTGAAGCAGAGTTCTCCTCTTACAAAAAAAGCTTACAGGCATTTAACAAAATCAGCGAAGAAGAGCTGGATAAACTAAAACCACTCCTGGGGACTGAACGCACTGTTCAGTATCTGCAAATTAAGCAAGATATCGCGACCAGAATCAAAGCGACCTTGACCAACCCAGATGCTCCATTGAAAGATGAGAAGAAGCCACTGCCGGCTCCTAAATTAATCATCGAGTAGAATCCCTATGTCCCTGCAATTGTCATTTTCTATCGCCGACAAAACGACGACGATTTCGCTCAAAGGACCTTTGAACGAATACTCATCCGCATTGGATGGTGTGGAAGTGAATCCGCAGTTTGATTTGAATTTAGATTTAAAAGATCTCACTTCGATCAATTCATTAGGAATCAGAAATTTTCATTCGTGGATTTACAGCATTGAATGCCAGCGTTTGCGACTGCTTCACTGTCCGCGTGTTTTCGTTCATCAACTCAATCTTGTGAACGGCTTCTTACCGCCGAAAGCAGAAATTGAAAGCTTCTTTGTTCCCTATTTTTCAGAAGCTTCTGGAGAAGAAACCTCGGTGCTATTCACCAAGTTCTTGGAATACAAATCGGTGGATGGAAAAACCAAAATCAGCTTCCCAAAGGTAACAGATTCGCAAGGAAACCCCATGGAATTAGACGTTCTTGAGGAAGTTTACTTTCGTTTCCTGGATTTCTACAGCTAACTAAACAACTCCTGGAGCACTAGAGCCGCGCGGAATTCACGGCTCAGCGCAATAATTAATGCAAAATTCTGATTTGTGTGGCGACATGTTCCCTATTCAAGGCGGTAACATGTCCATGACATTTAAAATCCTTATTTCGACTCTTCTTTTGAGCTTTTCATTTTCTGCGTTCGCAGGTGATGAGCTGCAAAATGGTGGCGACATTATCGCTTGCCCTGGTCTTGAAATTCCAGCTTACAGATCTTTGGACCTTTACGAAGGCAAGATGGTTTACAATCTGGAACCTGCATTGATCGACCAAAACGATTACCGCGTGATTGTCAGCAAACTGATTGATCGTATTGAAAAATTTGATATCAACCGCGCTAAGCTTTACCGCGTGTTCTTAAAAAACTTTGCATCTGAAGTGCAAATGATTCCTGGCAGTGAATTCGGCAACGTTAAAGACGAAGGATTTATCACCCTTCCTCAAGGTTGCGAGCTTCAACAAGCTGCCGCACAATTTCGCAGACCAACACCAGAAGGCATCAAATATATTTTCAACAGCAACATTTGGTCTAACATGAGCACAATGACTCGTGCTGCTTTGGTATTGCACGAGATTGTGTACCGTGAAGCCTTGATGCCTAAAACAGGTCCTGCGACTTCTGCAAAAGTTCGCTATTTCACAGCCTATATTCATTCGTCGAAAATGGTGAATGGATCGAGTGCAGATTATGCCAAAGCTAAGGCCTTTGCTGGGTTCAAGTAATCAGTAGCCCCGGAAAAACCAAGGGGTGCTGCTGCATTTAACCAATGTCGAGCCGGCAGACCCAGCGTTTTTTCCAGTACCCCCTGCGACACTTAGTGTTCCGCTGTAGCTGCCCGTACAATAAATCGCAATACGTCCGCCGCCGCCACCGCCCCCACGCACCAAACCATTTCCGCCTTTAGAAATAATTCCGTTTGAAACAGAGTTGATGTTTTTTGCCGTGATCCAAATACTTCCGCCAGAACCACCACCACAATAATAATCGTTGATTTGATCTCCGCCAGACGCCGAAAGAACTGCTCCAGCGTTGATCGTAAGATTATTGGTAATCACAAACTTAATCGCACCGCCACCCGTACCACCTAAGCCATCAGCGACCGTTCCGCAACCACCACCGCCCGAGCCTAAATCCACAGGAGCTGTCGAGGATCCATATGCCGCGCCCCCGGCGCCACCTTGCCCCGCACCACCGGCTCCGCCATAACCACCACCACCGCCACCGTTCGCATTCGCAATACCTTTTCCGGTACCGGTATTAGCAGCATTACCTTCATTCGCGGCAACAATGGCGTTACTTGCAAGTGTAATGTTGTTATAGGTGTAAGTTCCATTTTGAATCGAGCTGGTCGTTGGCAACAGCAAATCGTTTGTCGTAGTATTTATAACCACGGCCGAACCTGGCGTGGCACCGTCTGGCCAACCAGCACTTCCAATTGCCGCAGTAATCGTCAAGGATGTGCTATAAGAAGTTGTGTAGTAAATTGCAATGCGACCCCCACCACCGACTCCGCCGTAGGCATACGATGCATCCCACGCACCATCGCCGCCATTCGCAGCAATTGTTCCAGAACCAGCAACAGAATCAGCGACAATCCAGATACTTCCACCCGATCCGCCACCTGGATAATAGTCGTCGTACCACCACGGATCAGTACCGTTTGAAGTCAAATTCCCATCGACGGTTAATGTGCCCGTAAGAACCAACTTGATAGCTCCCCCACCTCGGCCCCCTAGTCCATTGCTACTTCCGGTGTTTGCTCCACCCGATCCCTGATCGGTCGGCTCCAACATGTTGCCATAGGTTGCACCACCTAAAACACCAACATAGGCTCCACGACCGCCATAACCTGCTCCACTCCCATAATAAGTTCCATTTGTGGTGCCCTTGCCGGTACCAACGCCCGCCTTCGAGCCATGGGCATTATTCCAAAGAGTCACACCACTTGAAATGGTCATGTTACGGAAGTTATAGGTTCCATTTGAAATCGAGGAGCTTCTGTAAATGAAAAGATCATTGTTCACGTAGTCTATCCAAAAAACTGATCCTTCACTCGCTGTCCAAAATGCCGAACTCGTGCCTGGATTGGCCGTCGCATTTCCCGAAAACGTAGTGGTCGCATAATTGATGGAGACTCGGCCGCCACCGCCAGCGCCCTTGGCGTTTGCACTATTTGAACCGTTCGCTCGAACCGTCCCCGCCCCAGCAAACACAGCCGCTTTGATCCAAATACTACCACCGGCACCTCCGCCACCTTTGACACCGGCTGCGACGGAATCAGTTCCGTTCATCGTGATTGTACCAGCGACCGTCATTGTTCCCGACACATCGAACTTAATAGCTCCTCCGCCGGGCCCCGAGCTTGATTGCATACCACCAGGAGACCCTAAAGTTATTGGGGAAACCGGATCACCATATGTCGTACAAAAATCGTAAGTATTATCCAACCCGCCAAAGCCGCCATGACATCCACCAGAAGATGCAGTGCCACTGATGGTTCCAGCCCCCGGGCCAGACGTACCGGAGTATCCTTTTCCATCACCAGTAACAGTTCCATTGATAGTCACCGTGTTAGCAATAATGGTGACGCCTGTGCCAGCCGTCGTATCAGAGAGAACCGTTAAAGTTCGCGAACTGTTCACAATCAGAGTTGAGAATGTATAAGTACCGGGATTTAAAGTCACCGCGCCTGTGATCGTCACAATGCCCGAGGAGGTATAGTCGCCGGGTGATTGAGTCACACCTGTCCAGCTGACATCGGCACGTGCGTTTACAACGGCAAAGAGCATGGATACGAAAAGCCATGCCTTGAAAGAATATGTATTTGAATAAAACTGCTTTATACTTTCCATACACATTACGTCCCAATAAGTTCAAACAATGATTTCGATTTCAATTAGTTCGCGTAACCGCTGCTCCAATTCACATAAACTTTTGTGCCCACACGCATGAACGAGTAAACCGCATTCGCGCCAGAAGCCGTGGCATTAGCTGGTAAGAAATAAAAGTTTCCAGAACCCGCTGTACCTGACAAAGTATCTGGCGACGTTTGACCAAAGGTACATGATGCCGAGAATGTCGTCGAAGCCGTGATCGCCAATGTATATACACCACCATCACGCATATTCGAGAACGTCAGTTGCGAACCACAGTTTGTCGTCACGCTTTGAGTATTACCACGGCTCCAGTCGATTGTTGTCGTTGTGCCGTTATCGTAAGAAGCACCACGAATCGAACCATTGACTTCAAGCTTGTCATTGGCTGCGGCACCCGTACCGATACTTACGTTACCATTTGCTGACGCCACTTGAATGCGGTCACTATTACCCGCTCTGATTTTAAAATCGAAAGCATCATTTGTACCGACACTTGCAGCAGAACCGAACGAGTTACCACCGTTCACCAGAATGCCTGCACCCGTTAGCGTTGTCGCACCTGTACCACCTTTAGCAACTGGAACCACAGATCCAAAGTTCGCAGGGTCCACACTGATTGTACCCGAGCTTACCGCAAGTCCCGTTCCGACAGTCACCACACCAGCCGTTGAAGTTGTTGCTGCATTTACAGAAACCGTTGGAGTTGTTGTTCCAGTGATAACGATCGGCAAAGTTCCAGAAACACTGGTCACTCCACCAGTTGCCGCCGCCCATTTCACACCGCCTGCTGCTGAGGTATCGACAGTCAGTACCTGACCGTTCGTAGAACTTGCAGGAAGGCGAACGTTGTTAGTGCCGTCAAACACGATCAAATCACCTTTAGCTGACATTGGAGAAAGTGCATCGAATGCGCCCAGTTTCGTCGAAGCTCCCGTACCGCCGCTTGCGATTGGCAAGACACCCGACAAGGAAGAAGCCACGATATTAGTCAGTAATGAACCATCGATCGCTGGAAGTTTATTACTTGCTCCCACCGCCACGATTTTGCCTGTTGTTGTTCCCGTATCGACAACCAATGACCCAGAGCTCAATGTTAAACCCGCACCATATGATAGACCCAAATCAGAGCCCGTTACATTCAGTGGAGCCGCGGTTCCCAGAGCAGCATATGTCCCCGCACCTGTTCTTTGTACGATACCGGTTCCGGTGATCGTGGTGATATCTGTCGCTGTTGGAGAAGCCCACTTGATACCATTTGCCGCTGCCGCATCCACGACCAATACTTGGCCATCGGATGAACCCACCGCCAAAGACACACTGTTCGTACCGTTATGTGTAACGATCGAACCTTTTGCCGCCAATGGAGAAAGCGCATCAAAGCCGGCAGTCTTAGTAGACTGACCCGTACCACCCTTAGTGATCGGTACGACGGCAGTGAAATTTGTAGGATTCACAGCTAAGTTCGCGGCATCGACACTTACTAAACCAGCGGTCACAGACAAGCCGGAACCCACTTGCATAATACCTTTTGCAGATGTGGATGCATCACCAGGAGCCGTGCCGGTAGCGTCATCCGCCATCACCCAGCTTCCAGATTGGTATTTCAAAATTTTTCCATCAGCGATACCGGTCGTATCGACTGCAGCACCTTTGATTTTATCAACCGACGTAGCACCCTGTGTGCCGCTGACGTCACCGGCCAACGAACCAGAGAAGTTCGTTACCGAAGTGGGAGAATTAATCCACTGCAAACCACCGGCTGTCGAAGAAAGAATTTGTCCCGCTGTACCCCGTGCAATGCGCACATTGTTTGTACCATCGGAAGTCACCAGATCTCCCGCGGTCGTCAGTGGTGAAAGGGCATCGAAAGCGGCGGTTTTAGAAGACTGACCCGTACCACCCTTTGAAATTGGAACCACTGCAGAAAAGTTTGCGGGATTCACCGCCAGATTGGCAGCATCAACGCTCACCAAACCAGCAGTCACGGATAAGCCGGATCCAACCTGCATGATACCTTTCGCAGACGTGGAAGCATCACCAGGAGCAGAACCCGTCGCATCGTCAGCCATTGTCCACTTGGTACCATCGTATTTAAGAATTTTTCCTGTTGCGATACCAGTTGTATCAACAGTTGCGCCTTTGATTCTATCAACAGAGGTCGCACCTTGTGTGCCGCTTACGTCACCCACCAAAGATCCGCTGAAATTTGTCGCCGTCGCAGCGCTTGCAGCAACCACACCCGTCAACTGAGAACCATCAACAGCAGGCAATTTTGCAGAGCTATCCAATTGCACGATTTGGTTTGCAGCGGTACCCATATTCACTTTGGCCACACCAGACGTGATCGAAATACCTGAAAGTGCCGCACTCGTATCGAATTGCACGATACCTTTGACTGAGTAAGAAGAATCCACAGGCGAGCCGCCTGTCGCGTCGTCAGCCATCACCCAGTTACCCGATTGATATTTCAAAATTTTACCGTCAGCAATACCCGTAGTTACGACTGGAGAGCCTTTGATTTTATCTACTGAAGTCGCCCCCTGAGTGCCGCTGACGTCACCAACCAAGGAACCCGTAAAGTTCGTAGCTGAACCTGCAGTTGTTGCAGAAGAAGCGACAACGCCAGTCAGTTGTGAACCATCCACAGCCGGAAGTTTGTTTCCCGTATCCATCGCCACGATTTTACCCGTCGTCACACCCGTGTCGACAACCAAAGAACCCGCACTTGTCGTTAAGCCCGTACCATATGCCAAACCAATACTTGAACCCGTCACATTAATTGGAGCCGTTGTCCCAAGAGTTGCATAGGTCCCCGCACCCGTTCTTTGCACGATACCTGTACCAGTGACAGTGGTAAGATCCGTTGCAGTGGGCGCAGCCCATTTGATTCCATTAGCAGCTGCAGAATCCACCATCAACACATGACCGTCCGTGGAGCCTACTGCCAACGCCACGTTGTTAGAGCCGTCATGAGTGATAATG
This genomic window contains:
- a CDS encoding aminopeptidase, with the protein product MDAVKYLLVLLPLLAGCQINYLASSGYNQMKLLNARVPIDAALKDPKISDQEKRKLELAQKARAFAENDLHLKPTKNYTSYVKLDRPYVTYVVSAAYKWELKHYQWSYPFVGKMPYKGYFNEEDAKIQEQELQIEGLDTYMRGVSAYSTLGWFNDPLLSSMLRYKDYDLVNTIIHETVHATLYIKGNADFNESLAMFLGNKGAEQYYLKTEGDNSPTLAQIKKDNEDDKIFSKFISEELKDLATWYKDLPPAEHIEEKRMARIQAIQEKFKKEVLPTMHTKNYEKFTTAKLNNARLLVYKTYMQDLADFETLYQQSGKSMQVFIEKCKALEGEKDPAKKLKELIGTKSESELNANIPSAEIQQDQKKKESKIPTH
- the msrB gene encoding peptide-methionine (R)-S-oxide reductase MsrB, coding for MNEKVLKCGLPEDEAELKKLLTPEQYRIMVENGTEAPFGNEFWNHTEPGVYVDAVSGVPLFSSDDKFDSECGWPSFTKPISPDVVVEKPDFSHGMIRTEVRAKDSNGHLGHVFDDGPPPLGIRYCINSAALKFVPRKHG
- a CDS encoding outer membrane beta-barrel protein produces the protein MNRFLFASLCALLSVTAFSFSAHAIAIELGAQYGHKTQTYDTNNYNEMESMTGSMSFYLWERIALELSYTDAQSVVVSKAYASDPKRTTIQRSQILGSDLILILADKKALFQPYIKGGLAQINRKQTIKIENQDTYENEPDSAVAPSYGVGLKISLTETFGIKLSYDAWETPIGGGSKTNDSAIRAGVTWML
- a CDS encoding RNA polymerase sigma factor, whose amino-acid sequence is MQKDLIGLSDLELVEKVKSGDRRSFSELVKRHQRSVLRLSLRFMKDTDAAEDVTQEAFIKAYEKLNSFEGRASFKSWLFQIAVNTARNKLREFKRDTVDFEDANLAVDAEAENTLVHTAVADILQKEVEKLPMKQKTALVLRVYEDLSFNEIADIMECPYDTAKANYRHALLKLRQTFEEQNDLKSWSEEVGGFFQTYAEAEG